From a region of the Drosophila virilis strain 15010-1051.87 chromosome 3, Dvir_AGI_RSII-ME, whole genome shotgun sequence genome:
- the alphaSnap gene encoding alpha-soluble NSF attachment protein — protein MGDNEQKALQLMAEAEKKLTQQKGFLGSLFGGSNKVEDAIECYSRAGNMFKMSKNWTKAGECFCEAATLHGRAGSRHDAGTCYVDASNCYKKVDVESAVNCLMKSIDIYTDMGRFTMAAKHHQSIAEMYESDPATLAKAVQHYEQAADYFKGEESVSSANKCMLKVAQYAAQLEDYEKAISIYEQVAASSLESSLLKYSAKEYFFRAALCHLSVDLLNAQHAIEKYAQQYPAFQDSREFKLIKVLCEHLEEQNIEGFTEAVKDYDSISRLDQWYTTILLRIKKAADEDPDLR, from the exons ATGGGAGACAATGAGCAAAAGGCCCTTCAGCTTATGGCTGAGGCGGAAAAGAAGCTGACACAACAAAAAGGTTTTCTCGGCTCACTTTTTGG TGGCTCCAACAAGGTCGAGGATGCCATCGAATGTTATTCGCGAGCTGGCAACATGTTCAAAATGTCCAAGAACTGGACTAAGGCTGGCGAATGCTTTTGCGAGGCAGCCACGCTGCACGGACGCGCCGGCAGTCGTCACGATGCGGGCACCTGCTACGTAGACGCCTCCAACTGCTACAAGAAGGTGGACGTCGAGAGCGCAGTCAACTGTCTGATGAAGTCCATAGACATTTACACCGACATGGGACGCTTCACAATGGCAGCCAAGCATCATCAGAGCATTGCAGAGATGTATGAAAGCGATCCGGCAACCCTG GCCAAGGCTGTACAGCATTATGAGCAGGCGGCAGATTACTTCAAGGGCGAGGAGTCGGTGAGCTCGGCCAACAAGTGCATGCTGAAGGTTGCCCAATACGCTGCCCAGCTGGAGGATTATGAAAAAGCAATATCGATATACGAGCAGGTCGCTGCCTCCTCGCTCGAGAGTTCGCTGCTCAAATATAGCGCCAAGGAGTATTTCTTTCGGGCCGCTCTTTGCCACCTGAGTGTTGATTTGTTGAATGCGCAACACGCAATCGAAAAGTATGCGCAACAATATCCGGCATTCCAAGATTCACGAGAGTTCAAGCTCATCAAG GTTTTGTGCGAGCATCTGGAGGAGCAGAATATTGAAGGCTTCACAGAGGCAGTCAAGGACTATGACAGCATCTCACGCTTGGATCAGTGGTACACAACAATATTGCTGAGAATTAAGAAGGCCGCCGACGAGGATCCCGACTTGCGATAA
- the polo gene encoding serine/threonine-protein kinase polo, protein MAAKPEDKSTDIPDRLFDSNNRKTYKRMRFFGKGGFAKCYEIIDVETDDVFAGKIVSKKLMIKHNQKEKTAQEITIHRSLNHPNIVKFHSYFEDVQNIYIVLELCKKRSMMELHKRRKSITEFETRYYIYQIIQGVKYLHDNRIIHRDLKLGNLFLNDMLHVKIGDFGLATRIEYEGERKKTLCGTPNYIAPEILTKKGHSFEVDIWSIGCVMYTLLVGQPPFETKTLKDTYSKIKKCEYRVPSYLRKPAADMVIAMLQPNPESRPTIGQLLSFEFLKASQVPMFLPSSCLTMAPRIGINDTIEDPSQRKPLAEMNGLRDDTRLESTFLKNNLHDAITASAQMCRHNEDYRSDIESLHQQLTKLINDKPRLLQGNLGDENTDPAAQPLFWISKWVDYSDKYGFGYQLCDEGIGVMFNDTTKLILLPNQINVHFIDKEGKETYMTTTDYCKTLDKKMKLLSYFKRYMTEHLVKAGANNVTVESDQISRMPHLHSWFRTTCAVVMHLTNGSVQLNFSDHMKIILCPRMSAITYMDHEKNFRTYRFSTIAQSGVSKDLYQKIRYAHEKLRKMLEKMFV, encoded by the exons ATGGCCGCAAAGCCTGAGGACAAGAGTACGGATATACCCGATCGTCTGTTTGACTCGAATAATCGCAAGACCTACAAGCGTATGCGCTTTTTTGGCAAG GGCGGCTTTGCCAAATGTTACGAGATTATCGATGTGGAAACAGACGATGTCTTTGCCGGCAAAATTGTGTCTAAGAAACTTATGATAAAGCACAACCAAAAAGAGAAGACGGCACAGGAAATAACCATACACCGCAGCCTTAATCATCCAAACATTGTCAAATTTCACAGCTATTTTGAAGATGTGCAGAACATCTACATTGTGCTGGAGCTGTGCAAAAAGCGC TCGATGATGGAGTTGCACAAACGCCGTAAAAGTATTACTGAGTTCGAAACCCGCTATTACATATACCAGATAATACAGGGTGTCAAGTATCTGCACGACAATCGCATCATTCATCGTGATCTTAAGCTGGGCAATCTGTTTCTGAATGATATGTTGCATGTGAAGATCGGAGATTTTGGACTGGCAACTCGTATTGAATACGAGGGCGAACGCAAGAAGACGCTCTGCGGCACTCCCAACTATATTGCACCAGAGATTCTGACCAAGAAGGGCCACTCCTTCGAAGTGGACATCTGGTCGATTGGCTGCGTCATGTACACACTGTTGGTCGGTCAGCCGCCATTCGAGACGAAAACATTGAAGGATACCTACTCGAAAATCAAGAAATGCGAGTATCGTGTGCCGAGCTACTTAAGAAAACCGGCGGCGGACATGGTCATTGCGATGTTGCAACCCAACCCGGAGAGCCGACCCACAATTGGACAGCTCCTGAGCTTCGAGTTCCTTAAGGCTTCGCAGGTGCCTATGTTCTTGCCCAGCTCTTGCCTGACCATGGCACCACGTATTGGCATCAATGATACCATCGAGGATCCTAGTCAGCGTAAGCCGCTGGCGGAAATGAACGGTCTGAGAGACGATACCCGTTTGGAGTCGACTTTCTTGAAGAATAATTTACATGATGCCATTACTGCATCGGCGCAGATGTGTCGCCACAACGAGGACTATCGTAGCGATATTGAGAGTTTGCATCAGCAGCTGACGAAGCTCATAAATGACAAG CCACGTTTATTGCAAGGCAATCTGGGTGATGAGAATACCGATCCAGCTGCCCAGCCGCTATTTTGGATATCAAAGTGGGTCGACTATAGCGACAAATACGGATTTGGCTATCAACTGTGTGATGAGGGCATCGGAGTTATGTTCAATGACACCACAAAGCTCATTCTGCTTCCGAATCAAATAAACGTGCACTTTATTGATAAGGAGGGCAAAGAAACCTATATGACCACGACTGATTACTGCAAGACACTGGATAAAAAGATGAAGCTGCTGTCATATTTTAAGCGATACATGACAGAGCATCTAGTAAAGGCAGGCGCTAATAATGTTACCGTTGAGAGCGATCAAATTTCGCGTATGCCCCATCTGCATTCCTGGTTCCGCACAACGTGTGCGGTGGTCATGCACCTAACCAACGGTTCTGTCCAG cTTAATTTTTCGGATCATATGAAGATTATTTTATGCCCACGCATGAGTGCCATCACCTATATGGACCATGAGAAGAACTTCCGGACATATAGATTCTCAACTATTGCACAAAGTGGAGTTTCCAAGGATCTATATCAGAAGATACGTTACGCTCATGAGAAGCTGAGAAAAATGCtcgagaaaatgtttgtttga